One Pseudobacteroides sp. genomic window, ACATATCCGATAATAAAAACAATGCCACATTTGCAATATCTTCTGGTTTCGCTATTCTTCTGACCGGAATTATACTTTCAGAGAATTCTCTTATCTCCGGATCATTAAAAGATTTTGCTGTCATTCCTGTGTAAGTAAATCCAGGAGCTACAGAATTTACCTGAATGTTATGTGATGACAAATCCAAAGCCATAGCTGATGTCAACGCAACCACACCCCCTTTTGATGCAGCATAGTCTGCCATGTTGGATCTGAAGATTTTTGATCTTATGCAGCTAATATTTACGATTTTTCCCCTTTTGTATTTCATCATTTTTTGAGCTGTATACTTGGATAGTATAAAGACCCCTGTTAGGTTTGTTGCAATTACTTTATTCCATTCAGTTATACTTAATTCAAAAAACGGTTTTGAACTTGCATAAATGCCAGCACAATTTGCCAGTCCATCCACTCTACCAAGTTTATCATCAATTTCATTTAATACATCTATTACTTGTTCCTCATCTGTTACATCTAGCAAATAATGCATGTACCTTTTATGGGTTATTGAAGCCTGCTTTATGTCCAAACCCACAACCATTGCATCATTGTCAAGCAATGCTTCTGCACAAGCTTTTCCAATACCCGAATTTGTACCTGAAATAATGAAAACCCTAGCCTTAAAATTCATTTTGTTCCTCCTATACATATCATTTGCAATTATTGTATCATGTAACAGTTATTATATAAAACTATCGACACCATTTCATTCAAGTATATCAGCCCTAAAACAAAAATTTGTACTTTGTTATTTAATTCAAAGCTATCCATTAAATATTTAGTTAGCAATTAAATGGAAAATCAAAACACTATTGACATCCATTTACAATAATGTTATCATATATAATATAGGCGTTTCGCAAACTATTTTGCGAGATGCCTTGTTCTATTTTTTAGGTATTTTCCATTTAATAACACAAAGAAAAAGAGGGAGATGGAAATGTGTAAAAATTTATTATCAAAGAAAATGTATGATTTTTTAACTTGGCACACAAATGAAATTGCAAAAGAACAGGAGTTTATTTTTAGGGAACGCTATTCCGAAGAAACGCACGAAAGTATGAATTTCGAAGCATTTTTTAAAGAATATCTGACTAATATCAATAATTATCTAAGTTCAGTAAGTATTGGAATAACCAGTTCGCACGACTGTCCATTTGTGATTATTGGGAGTATTGTTGATGTACATGATTCTGATGATATGGAGGACTACCAGTATCGCATTGTTCTACCATATAAAAAACAACAGGATACAAGTATTGTATGTGCATCTTGTCTTTCACCATTAGGCAAGTCCTTGCTGTTTAAAAGTGCCAATGAGAATGTAAATATACAAATCCCTGCTGGCGAATTACATTATATGATAAAGAAAATTTCTATACCTGAGGTTTCAGCAACTGCAGTAAATTGCCAGGTATTCTAATTTCTATTTTATATACAACCAGAGGAATATATAGATTTGTTAGGCATCCCGTGTATAGCAGGGTGCCTACAGTGTTTTTAAAAAACGAATTCCAATTAATGTATTTAGAAAGGAAATACAGTCCCATGACCTCGAATTTTGAACTGACTACATATGTTTATAGGGCTATTCTAAATCATCTAGTTGACTTTGAAGAGCGAAAGAATGATTTAGTAAATGAAATTTATTCTGAACCATCAGCTTTACGCGATGATTTTAGCTGTCTTTTGGACATATATCTCAAAAAGCTTGAAGACTTGATTAAATCATCCCAAATCGCTGAAATACAAACCCGTGAAAAGATAAAGGACCTTAATCACTTACCGTATGTAATTATTGGAAGCACTGTAGAGCTTGAGAATGCCAGTGATTTAGGTACATACTTATTTAGAATCGTTTCACCTTTTGATAGTTCCAGCTCAAATAAGGATCTCTCATATATATCAGAATTGGGAAGATCATTGCTACTTAAGAAACGTGGGGATGTTATAAAATCTGATATTAACAATAGCGTTTGTTCATACCAAATCAAATCAATTCGATATGATGGTATTTATGCCTAATAGTTAACTTTAAAAAACCTATACATCTCACTCACCAAGCCTTTCCCGCTCTATTATCGCCACCGACTCTATATGTTTGGATTGTTGGTGGCGAACTTTTTTACAGGGTTCCAGATTTCACTTCTATACTTCGGATTCCCAGTATTCTGACAAACTTACGCCTGATAAAAAAGAAATATACGCTTAAAGTGATATTCTGAACAGTATGCAATCAGCTCATCTGTGTAAATGATCCAGCTTGGTGCTTGAAAAGATTGAGTATACTGATTAACCAAATCTAATACTCGTTTTTCTATCTTTGTTCTGGGCATAACATCTTCCCGTCTAGGTAATCTAAAAACCCAATCAATCCCACTTTCGTCTTGTGCAAATACAACTTGAAAATCAAGTCCGGATTCATTAAACTGATTTCATATCTGTCCCTTCGTAAAACACAAATACACTTTATTCCTGTTTTTGCCCAGGATAAATTCAGGAAAACTTTCTTTCAGCACTTGTGCAATATCCGGAATATTAGTTTTTGAAAAAAACATTTTTTATTGTCTATTCATCTCTACTTTCTATCAATAAAGCCCTTTTCAGGTGACCATTCACACTTGCCAACTAAATCATAATGGCAGTTACAGCAATCATTACCATCACCAAGTGTTTTTGTGCGAACAAATCCGTTACCCATAAGATTGGACAAAAGGTAATCCATGCGGCAGATGCCTGGAAGCAACCCATCAGCTTTAAATTGATGTGCCAGCTTTTTCAACCCACACTCAGCAATATCCAACTCAAAGCTATTCTGATCGATTTCATGATAAGTGATAGCCCAGTCGTATAGATGTAGATAGCCTTTCTCTTGCCGTATCATATGAGCGGCAGCCTTCTTGCGAAGGCCACTCAGATATAATCTGCCGATTACCTTCAAAAATGGACGTGGTATGGTCGTCACCATCTTTTCGTTCATTGTCCAGATGTTCTGAATTGTTTCATCCTGCGTTACTCCGAGTTCTAAAAAGGTTTTATACCAAGCAATATAGCTTGGACCAAACTCGTAGTTGGAGGAAAAAATACTATAGCCTATATCCGGCACCTGTGGCAAAATTTCAGCAAAGGTCTTATCTGAATTTGCCTTGAATTGCTTCCAAAAATCTTTACCGTATTTCTGGATTAAATAACATTTACTACGGTGCAGTGTTAAATGATAAATAAGTTTAATCATAATTATTCTCCTGTGAAGTCCCATCGTTTCTATTAGGGGATGAGTATAATCGTTCAGTGCCCAGACATTCTGAGCCGTCATCTGATTCATGGTAATTGTCCCTGCCTTATCAACGCACAGTACCGGATACTGCACCTAATAAAATAGGTAACCACTCCGACAAGTGCAAACAGTACAGCAGCTATTCCTGCACAAACCCTTAACAGACTGCCTGTTTGTTTCTGGAGAGGCATCTTCATTTGGTGCTGAGGCTACATTAGTGCTGATTTTACCGTATTCGGTCGTTGTACCCATTTTATCAACCAATGCAATTGCTGTTCCTTGTGTTACCAACGTTCCCGCATAGCAATAATGTTTACGCCGATAATCAGTCGTTGGATAATACCATCCGCCGGGATTTTCACACCCTCATAAATCATCATCAAATCACTAGGTACAAGGTCAGAACTTGCAATAACAGTTTCTTTTCCATCTCGGATAACCTTGACATGTGGAGCAGATAAATCTTTTAACGCATTTAAAGTTTTATCTGTTTTTCATTCTAGAATAACACCAGTGCTAATAATACCTATAACAAAAATCAGCATGATAGCACCATCCTTGGCTCTTCAAGGATAAAATAAATAACTGCAGCAGCAATCAACAGTAAAAACGTAGGCTCACAAATCAAGTTCATATTGTTCCTTTGGATATAAAAAACACACCTATGGAACATACTACTGTCCCACAGATGTGTATATTATCACAATCTGCTGCCACACATGGTGACCCAGCCCCATGACCTTAAAATATAAGGTTCATCGCCTGCTCAGTTTGTACTATTGATCTAGCATTTCACATCAGAAATGTAATGCAGTGCAAAGAATATTATTATATTAACGCAATAACCTCTAATAGTCAATAATTAATCTTGAGTTTTTGGACTTTTATCCAGATTTCTTGATCAAAGAACCAAACTGACTACATAATGTTATTTACCATCCCCATCCTCCACACGACCCTCTTTTCTTTAGCTGATAAACAACAAGTACAAAAAAGCACTCGTCTATGGATTGCCCTCGACCATAATTACCTACTCACTCAGTGTTTTTTTCCTTACTGGAATCCATATTTCACTTCTATACTTCGGGTTCTCTGTGTCCTTACTCTCATTCCACAAGATTTCAGGACCTTCAACTGACTCATATCCTGAAGTTGGGAACCACTCTGAGTATATCCTTCCCCACACATTTTGAAGCGTTTCCGGGTATGGTCCAATTGCTTCAAATACCGCCCAGATACTAGCATCAATTTCTAGTTCATCAAATTCAGCTGTTTCATCACTTGAAGTTGCTACCCCAATGTAATGATCTAATTCTCCCTTCTCCTCCATCCTTCCTTCAGAAAAATTGATGGAAGCACTAATAATGCCTGTTGGTTCTACATTTGAAAGTGCTTTTAATTGTTTAATTACTTCAGGGGTTAGAAGTGCATACATTTTGGCGATCTCTGGATTAACACCATTAAAAATAATTGGAACTCTCTTCTTAAAGCCAACTAACTTAAAAGGCTCTTTCTCAACAATACGATAATTCATTTCACACGCTCCTTTAATTGATAGTTGAAAGGTCATTCTAGGATAAGCTTTTAATTGTATATTCTCACTCCTTGCCTCAGAAGGGAGAATACCATGCATAGAATGAAAAGCACGGGAAAACGAATCAGCTGAACTGTAACCGTATTTGACAGCTAAATCAATTATTCTCAGATCGCTATCTTTCAAATCAAGTGCAGCCAGCGTTAGTCTTCTTCTACGGATATATTCCGATAAACTTATACCTGATAAAAAAGAAAACATCCGTTTAAAATGATACTCTGAACAGTAAGCAATTTTAGAAACTTTACTATAATTGATATTCTCAGTTAAGTGTTCTTCAATGTATGCCAATGCATTATTCATAATACTTAAAGAGTCCATCAAACAACCTCCTTTCACCATCAATATTATCAAAGGATGCATTTATCCATCCGACAATCTGTGCACAGCATAGTCGGCTCACTTATTGGGGAAACTCTAATATAAAAAATATTAAATCATCTATAGGCTTATTTCCAGATATCGGCTTAGTGTAGTTTTCCCTTTCTTTCACACCTACACTTTCTTCTGCTGCTTTTCATTGATATTCTTAACTCTCGGTAAACCCCTTCTGACATATAGGGCTCAATATATCTCCCATCCTTAACCAACATTGCTATTGTTTTTGGGTCTTTACGGTTATTTTTAGTTGGGCTGTTATCGTCAAACTCCTTACTCCTCTTTACATGCATCGGATTTACAAGCACAACTTTAGTGCCTTTCTCTTGCAGTGAATAACCGAAGTTAAACCAATAATTTCATTAGCCATATCACCTATAATTTATACTATACCACTTCACAAAAGCCTGGTGTTATAGTGAAGTGTTTTACAGCTAAAAAATTTTATTAGCTCATCATACTCCACCATCTCGTTTATTTGCACAAAACTTAGGTAGGTAATTAGCATTTAAATAAATTTTTTGATAAAAACAGGCCATTTTCACATATTCTAATCAAATTTATCTAAATAGGTTACTTTTTTATCAAAATTGACTTTTTTCACACTGGAGATTTTCCCCGAATTGCTTAATCTTCAGATGCTTCCTTCTCCTTGAACATGGAAGGTTTGCCGCCAGAAGTCTCTGCACAGCTTTTACATATTACTGTATCCTTATTAGCACATTTTTCACAGTCAGAAATCATACCCAATACCACCTTTCAATCCTTTTTACTGCAAGTCATTTTTATGTAACGTAAAATCATAGCATCCAATGCCCGGCTCTTTTTAAGAATTTTATCTTGGGATGATGTAAGAATCATTTCATCTAATTCACTTCTCAGTTTTTCCATCTTCCTCCTTATCATCATCTCTTGGCTTTCTGAACTTTCCATCCAATCATACCTCTTTATAAAAATATTTAAACTTGCTTATTAAGCAAATATTATCATAGAACTTGCTCTATAATCAAGTTGTGTTTTATGTGGAAGGTGCCTAGCGTGACAGAAAATACCATTATTTTACTTTCATACTGTTTTGTACCTCAAGAAAGGAATGCTATATAGAATGAAAAAGACAAGAAATCTGATTGGAGATAGAGTAAAGCAGGCAAGGAACAATTGCAAACCGAAGATAACGCAGATTGATCTCCTTGCCCGCTTGGAAATTCGGGGGATTGTATTAAACGAAACCGCTATATCAAAAATCGAAGCAAAAACTCGCCCTGTAACCGATATTGAACTGGTAGCAATAGCTGAGTCTCTTGAGGTAGCAGTTAATTGGCTGCTGGGTTTAAAGGATGCATCACAAACTTAAAACACATCTGCATTTACAATATCATATACAAAACTTAAACATCATTAATCAAAATCAGGGTATATCAATTAATTCTTCAAATGAATTACATACTGGATATAAATTATCCCCTAACCACTCTTCGACTGACTTTTCTTCAAGTTCAAAGTCTGATAGGTCATCTTCTAATCTTGATTGTTAATGATCAATGAATACAATTGATGGTTCTGAGCTTTTTCTATAATCAAATAATAGTAAGTTACCTGCTCCATCTTGGGCAAATGCAAAAATTTTCGATGGGTCTGGAACAGAATCTTTGAATACTTCATTCATTGCAACAATAAGTGGTTCTCCCCTACTATATTGGCCTTCATGAAATGTAATTAGCTGAAAACAAGCTGATCTACTGGCCCATTTTGGAATGTCTACTATTCCGCTTACCCACTGGTTATTATTATTTTTCATTCTCGGAATACTACCATTATGTTTGGTAACAATTTTGGTATAAAGCTCTGGAAATGTTATATTCCACTTTTCTTCAACATTTTGAATGATTTCTTCTGCTATAACATCCTCTGCACTCCATTTAATATCTTTAGCAGGCATAACCATTCCTCCTCATTATAATATTTATTCTCCTCTTGCTAGACTTCTCAAAAAAGTTTATGCTCTGCTTCATAGCAATCGGCTTTATACGCCACCAAAAGGAAAGTAATTTCCAATTGGCGATTCCACTTCTTACCATATTTTACATGAAACTTTGGTAGGCTTATTAGGGAGTTGCTCTTTTGCGTCTTTTTTACTAAAGTGGGTTACGCTCACAACCCAATAAAAAAACAAGTCCAGTAAACAATTGAAAAATGCGTTGCCAATGCTTATAATGAATTTGCTGAAAATCATAAATAAGGATATGGAGGCAACGCATGGATACATTATTACATAGATTTGGTTCAATAATCAAGGGTAGCATCGAAGGTTTTGACAGATTGATATTTAAAGGAACACTTAAACCTATAGCATATGCACTTGGAATGCAAGCTTTTCTAAAAAGCCAAGGAGTATTGAATAAAGAATACAAGGACTGGGTTACAAAACAGTCAACTTCAATAATTAAGTCAGCCGAAGCATATTCACAAAAGCATTGTGACAGGGGAATAATTTATATCCCATCAATAAACACTCGCAAGGAAGAACTTGCACACAATCTCCAGAAGGAATCCGGCGTGAAAGATGGCTTGATAGGTGTTTGGTCATGTGTCGAGAGTTGTACAACATACCGCTCAACATTTGATGCAACAGCAGGATTTCCAAGTTTACGCCCGGAAAAATCAAGGTGTAAGCATCTTTACTTTTATTATGACCATACAGATTACGGATTCATGAGCATAAGGCTTCAGACTTGGGCACCATATGGCATACAGATAGCTCTCAACGGAAGGGAATGGCTGCGTCGTTCACTGGATAAGGAAAAATGCAAATACATAGTTGATGGGAACAAATTTTTACACATAGATGATTATCAACTGGCTCAAAAACTCTTGGACAGACAGTTGGATGTAAATTGGGAAGATATGCTATCCGGGTTTTCAAAAGAGGCTTTTTCCCAAATGCCAGAAATACTTGGGGACGGCATGAGATATTATTGGACATTGTGGCAAAGTGAGATGGCAAGGGATTACATATTTAACGACCCACAGTCATTAAATCCTATTATGGAAAGCCTCTTGCGGTCAACCGCACCCACTGTCAAATCCAGAGCTTTTGACAAAAGTTAACACTTGGCACGATGGCTTGAGAGTCCGTCATTATGTTGACAATAATAGTGTGAAATTCTACAACCAACAAAATGTTCTACGTATTGAAACGACCATGAACAATCCAAAGAAATATCTTGTTCAGAGATATACAGAAAGTGATGACAAAACAAGCGGTAAAAAGCTACTCCCGATGCGTAAAGGTATAGCTGATATAAACTTAAGAGCGAAGGTTTCAGCAGAACGGAATAAGAGTTTTGCGGAACAGCTTGCAACCGTATCGGACAAAACACCTGTAGGAAAAGTATTTGAAGAGATTACAAACTCATTTTCCCGGAATGGGAAAAAGTCCAGAGGGCTGGATGTTACCGGAAAAGACAGGGAGCTTTTGAGAGCTATATCCGATCCGGCTTTTAATGCAGGTGCTATAACGAACAAGGCATTGCAAGAAAAACTGATGGGTACGGATTGGGCAAATGGATTGGCTGGTAAAAAGCTTTCTTCAAAAATCAGCCGTCAGATTGCATTGCTTCGTTCTCACGGAATTATTAGAAAGCTCCCAAAGCAGCATAAGTATTCCTTGACCGATAAAGGAAGAAAAATATCCTCTGCTTTGAATGCTGTATTATCCGCATCAACAGAGGATTTGGTGAATTTGGCTGCTTAAATTCTTGTTTTTTATTTATGTTTTTGAGGCATAAGGTACTAATATGTAAATTCCATCATCAAAAAGTGAAAGCAACACTACAAGTTCAATAATCCAGAGAAATCTCATCTAATTATTCATCATCACTAGTTATTTTTTTATAGATTGAGCTTAATAAGCTTACGCTTTTAGTTGCAAATCCTACAATTCCATTTATTTTATTAACAATTTTAAAAATATTTTCTACATTAGTTTTATCTTTATCAGCATAAACTTTTTCTCGGTTTAGTATAAGTGTTCCTAAAGTAGTTGATATACTATTTATAATACCTTGAGAACCATATAACTTGTATTTTAACAATGATTCTCTTATATTGTTGAGATGATAGATAAGTATTCTCTCTAACTCATTATGTAATTTGCTGTTAAGAACACTTTCTATAAGTTCATTGATTTCTTTAATTAATTCTTGTATTTTTTCATCTTCAATAACAACTTCTTTACTATGTTCAGATAAGTAATCCGCACAATATTCAAGAGAAAGCATAAGAGTTTTATCAAAATAATCTTTAAATTTATCTAAACCATTATTCAAAACATTGGAAGAAGCATTAAAATATATTTTAGAAAGTCCCTCAATTGCACTATTTAAAGTATCTAAATATTTCTGGATATTTTTGGGATTTAGCTGCTGTATTTCATTAATCC contains:
- a CDS encoding SDR family oxidoreductase, with the protein product MNFKARVFIISGTNSGIGKACAEALLDNDAMVVGLDIKQASITHKRYMHYLLDVTDEEQVIDVLNEIDDKLGRVDGLANCAGIYASSKPFFELSITEWNKVIATNLTGVFILSKYTAQKMMKYKRGKIVNISCIRSKIFRSNMADYAASKGGVVALTSAMALDLSSHNIQVNSVAPGFTYTGMTAKSFNDPEIREFSESIIPVRRIAKPEDIANVALFLLSDMSDYINGETIFVDGGFKVSK
- a CDS encoding AraC family transcriptional regulator, with product MDSLSIMNNALAYIEEHLTENINYSKVSKIAYCSEYHFKRMFSFLSGISLSEYIRRRRLTLAALDLKDSDLRIIDLAVKYGYSSADSFSRAFHSMHGILPSEARSENIQLKAYPRMTFQLSIKGACEMNYRIVEKEPFKLVGFKKRVPIIFNGVNPEIAKMYALLTPEVIKQLKALSNVEPTGIISASINFSEGRMEEKGELDHYIGVATSSDETAEFDELEIDASIWAVFEAIGPYPETLQNVWGRIYSEWFPTSGYESVEGPEILWNESKDTENPKYRSEIWIPVRKKTLSE
- a CDS encoding GreA/GreB family elongation factor: MFLKNEFQLMYLERKYSPMTSNFELTTYVYRAILNHLVDFEERKNDLVNEIYSEPSALRDDFSCLLDIYLKKLEDLIKSSQIAEIQTREKIKDLNHLPYVIIGSTVELENASDLGTYLFRIVSPFDSSSSNKDLSYISELGRSLLLKKRGDVIKSDINNSVCSYQIKSIRYDGIYA
- a CDS encoding GreA/GreB family elongation factor, which translates into the protein MCKNLLSKKMYDFLTWHTNEIAKEQEFIFRERYSEETHESMNFEAFFKEYLTNINNYLSSVSIGITSSHDCPFVIIGSIVDVHDSDDMEDYQYRIVLPYKKQQDTSIVCASCLSPLGKSLLFKSANENVNIQIPAGELHYMIKKISIPEVSATAVNCQVF
- a CDS encoding XRE family transcriptional regulator — translated: MKKTRNLIGDRVKQARNNCKPKITQIDLLARLEIRGIVLNETAISKIEAKTRPVTDIELVAIAESLEVAVNWLLGLKDASQT
- a CDS encoding L-2-amino-thiazoline-4-carboxylic acid hydrolase, giving the protein MIKLIYHLTLHRSKCYLIQKYGKDFWKQFKANSDKTFAEILPQVPDIGYSIFSSNYEFGPSYIAWYKTFLELGVTQDETIQNIWTMNEKMVTTIPRPFLKVIGRLYLSGLRKKAAAHMIRQEKGYLHLYDWAITYHEIDQNSFELDIAECGLKKLAHQFKADGLLPGICRMDYLLSNLMGNGFVRTKTLGDGNDCCNCHYDLVGKCEWSPEKGFIDRK
- a CDS encoding SMI1/KNR4 family protein, translating into MPAKDIKWSAEDVIAEEIIQNVEEKWNITFPELYTKIVTKHNGSIPRMKNNNNQWVSGIVDIPKWASRSACFQLITFHEGQYSRGEPLIVAMNEVFKDSVPDPSKIFAFAQDGAGNLLLFDYRKSSEPSIVFIDH